In a single window of the Biomphalaria glabrata chromosome 13, xgBioGlab47.1, whole genome shotgun sequence genome:
- the LOC106053537 gene encoding uncharacterized protein LOC106053537 — MSCGPYRSSIQPQVIDGFKIEIDSDVAHQDYYNDFVYTERHYDNKMSTASPEKFVIDLNKSVVPSPSVDVSLRPRDCTSSSLYRALTDSIHKRRFHEVSPFTGPSTTHPVNESTPVLSAAHLQGKALDRSKLITTFPRDQAAASSSIAVVEREGVPQGLWGGQVVPLDLSKPKSHGSALSCNNKEDSSGKRRHLAGSHKETRITFAFPPTGNTVVRHISAYLPAPQDSDNKEEITKGAHVVYKPTPTYPTLFHTPSFQGEGRFTNFINTSGPQRSLYDTEWMPNVTGRWGCCNKYLWDNDSQYSVLGERCRADHNAYPWRQAGNRLSNDSISFSGECDLFKPSPHEPLPKSGLDGPCTVHLNSDSIKSSSADADTNWLQDMGHTPPSEIRKQTTKMKSNIKKACLTLPVKTRRAKATSTESKQKSHVAMSRRHVKPRKSQQASQEMSPTYKRLVKKTANLKDDDDDDNRHRGKNKKATPKIPNISIHLKRCPKDSNDYIFFPSINKPSFRQRITNNAHDHTGMMGTEDTGRDTRRNTAQTFCDLRDLKSNQPLGLTLNILPARHCPSPENKHSQSHSDRDNKTMNAISKNGNEPGSITLPKKENSDNSGKFGASFVCGTCKTKCDSLFTLLEHQNKDCQFRRKVYHATDCLANTEGQECQCTNCSFCHVIFNSKFRVFSHCLKSCYVKNMLSIATEEQKSLPGGATKRLNVKDTHVISIESSGDEEFQQALQQNKPNKKIHHSKLEHKVHNTYVAKSEEKNLASTQNVNITNAKASTSALSDSKGKALDCTSDDNLSRKDISESNLTGLITNSEEMKNLEDSTFNVKKDSCLNSENKLGQTLSKQYTEQFNEVVVTQHTHPTGFKQQTTDNEIQHPNELTGCAIETQYKVPNQTIKIELEDSHITISDTSVQTSPVIISDKTRQTSPVIISDKIRQTNHVIPSDTLTHTKTLDCRQHVRNETLEVYLASDRITAPYDRNAMNIHSKEMRLFSTPEIKHELISPSVANCSLKHEVNMFSTDDRDGTLASRSHQHSNVLSQCESEQALTNICSSNPKRALVYDREASQYSFNIEPEVKKKRRSKYQISSGVNFSSVLNELTPPVQSSAIAFGASQRITKSGEKERITYLLDANNKPLMLVEKEQKENSIMRCEKCFQCFPTFLFLTWHVKYTCPYSSIMLAAANSKVGQSYVYKYL; from the exons ATGTCTTGTGGTCCCTATAGATCGAGCATACAGCCTCAAGTTATTGATGGGTTTAAGATTGAGATCGACTCCGACGTGGCTCACCAAGACTATTACAATGACTTCGTCTATACGGAGAGACACT ATGACAATAAAATGTCAACTGCGAGTCCAGAGAAATTCGTTATTGATCTGAATAAATCCGTCGTACCAAGTCCTAGTGTCGATGTCTCGTTACGTCCTAGGGACTGCACTAGTTCTTCTCTCTACAGAGCCTTAACAGACTCAATTCACAAAAGGCGTTTCCACGAAGTGAGCCCATTCACCGGTCCCTCCACGACACATCCAGTAAACGAGAGCACGCCTGTGCTTAGCGCGGCACACTTACAAGGTAAAGCTTTAGACAGAAGCAAACTGATAACCACCTTCCCCAGAGATCAGGCTGCTGCATCGTCAAGCATTGCTGTGGTGGAGAGGGAGGGTGTTCCTCAAGGCCTCTGGGGTGGTCAGGTGGTACCGCTGGACCTGTCCAAACCAAAATCACATGGTAGTGCTTTATCATGCAACAATAAAGAGGACTCCTCAGGCAAAAGGCGACACCTAGCGGGCTCACACAAAGAGACACGGATCACTTTCGCTTTTCCACCAACTGGCAATACTGTAGTAAGGCATATATCTGCATATTTACCGGCACCGCAAGATAGCGATAATAAAGAGGAGATAACCAAAGGGGCCCATGTTGTTTACAAACCAACACCCACGTATCCAACGCTTTTTCATACGCCGTCCTTTCAAGGTGAAGGTCGTTTCACAAATTTTATTAACACTTCTGGGCCACAGCGTTCCTTGTATGACACTGAGTGGATGCCAAACGTAACAGGTCGCTGGGGCTGTTGTAACAAATATTTGTGGGACAACGATTCACAATATTCGGTGCTTGGTGAGAGGTGTAGGGCTGACCACAATGCTTATCCTTGGAGACAAGCAGGCAATCGCCTCTCGAACGATTCTATTTCCTTTTCAGGCGAATGTGATCTTTTTAAGCCATCGCCTCACGAACCACTACCTAAAAGCGGACTTGACGGCCCTTGTACGGTTCATCTAAATAGTGACAGTATCAAGAGCTCGTCAGCTGATGCGGACACTAACTGGTTACAAGACATGGGCCATACCCCACCATCTGAAATCAGAAAGCAGAcaacaaaaatgaaatcaaatattaaaaaagcaTGTTTGACACTTCCTGTTAAAACCCGGAGAGCCAAGGCAACATCTacagaatcaaagcaaaaaagtCACGTGGCTATGTCTCGGAGGCACGTCAAGCCCAGAAAATCGCAACAGGCGTCACAAGAAATGTCGCCCACTTACAAACGTTTGGTGAAAAAAACTGCAAATTTgaaagatgatgatgacgatgacaATAGACATAGGGGTAAAAATAAGAAAGCAACTCCAAAAATACCAAACATTAGCATTCATTTAAAGCGATGCCCCAAAGACTCAAACGATTACATATTTTTCCCATCCATCAATAAACCAAGTTTCAGGCAGAGGATTACAAACAATGCGCATGACCATACAGGCATGATGGGAACGGAAGATACCGGAAGAGATACCCGCAGAAATACAGCTCAAACTTTCTGTGATCTGAGAGATCTGAAAAGTAACCAACCTCTTGGTTTGACATTAAACATCCTCCCAGCAAGACATTGCCCATCCCCTGAAAATAAACACTCTCAAAGCCATTCTGATAGAGAcaataaaacaatgaacgcAATTTCCAAAAACGGAAATGAACCGGGGTCCATAACACTTCCAAAGAAAGAGAACTCTGACAATTCTGGCAAATTTGGGGCCAGCTTTGTGTGTGGAACGTGCAAGACGAAATGTGACAGTTTGTTTACTCTGCTGGAGCATCAGAACAAAGACTGCCAATTTAGAAGGAAAGTCTATCACGCCACTGACTGCCTAGCGAACACAGAGGGCCAAGAGTGTCAATGCACTAACTGCTCATTCTGTCATGTTATCTTCAACTCCAAGTTTCGTGTTTTTTCACACTGCCTGAAGAGTTGCTACGTTAAGAACATGCTATCCATAGCTACAGAGGAGCAGAAGTCGCTACCAGGTGGCGCAACAAAACGACTAAATGTCAAGGACACACATGTTATTTCTATTGAAAGCAGTGGGGATGAAGAATTTCAGCAAGCATTGCAACAAAACAAGCCGAACAAGAAAATCCATCACTCAAAGCTAGAACACAAGGTGCATAATACTTATGTTGCTAAATCAGAAGAAAAGAACTTGGCATCTACTCAAAATGTTAACATCACAAATGCAAAGGCTTCTACTAGTGCATTGTCTGACTCTAAGGGGAAAGCACTAGATTGTACTTCCGATGATAATTTATCCAGGAAAGATATTTCAGAGTCGAATCTTACAGGTTTAATTACTAACagtgaagaaatgaaaaaccTAGAAGATTCTACCTTTAATGTCAAAAAAGATTCATGCCTTAACAGTGAAAACAAGTTGGGTCAAACTCTTTCTAAACAGTACACTGAACAATTCAATGAGGTAGTAGTCACCCAACATACACATCCCACTGGTTTCAAGCAACAGACAACAGACAATGAAATCCAACATCCTAACGAATTGACTGGCTGTGCTATAGAGACTCAATACAAAGTACCAAATCAAACAATAAAGATCGAACTAGAAGATAGTCATATTACTATCTCAGACACATCTGTACAGACTAGTCCAGTGATTATATCAGACAAGACAAGACAGACAAGCCCTGTGATTATATCAGACAAGATAAGACAGACAAACCATGTGATTCCGTCAGATACATTGACACACACGAAAACATTGGACTGTCGCCAGCATGTCAGAAATGAAACACTTGAAGTTTATCTCGCCAGCGACAGAATCACTGCACCTTATGACCGTAACGCCATGAATATCCATAGCAAGGAAATGCGTTTATTTTCAACACCTGAGATTAAACATGAACTGATATCTCCAAGTGTTGCCAACTGCTCACTCAAACATGAAGTAAATATGTTCAGCACAGACGACAGAGATGGAACACTGGCAAGTAGATCACACCAACATAGTAATGTGCTGTCTCAGTGTGAATCAGAGCAGGCTCTGACTAACATTTGCAGTAGCAATCCAAAGAGAGCTCTTGTATATGACAGAGAAGCTTCACAATACAGTTTTAACATTGAACCTGAGGTTAAAAAGAAGAGAAGGTCAAAATATCAAATCTCAAGTGGTGTTAATTTCAGCAGTGTATTAAACGAACTGACTCCACCAGTCCAA AGTTCTGCAATAGCTTTTGGTGCTAGTCAGAGAATTACAAAGTcaggagaaaaagaaagaatcaCTTACTTGCTGGATGCCAACAATAAGCCACTCATGCTAGTAGAAAAG GAACAAAAGGAGAACAGCATTATGAGATGTGAAAAGTGCTTTCAATGTTTTCCTACTTTCTTGTTCTTGACATGGCATGTGAAGTACACTTGCCCTTATTCCTCTATCATGCTTGCGGCGGCCAACTCAAAGGTGGGACAATCTTATGTTTATAAATACCTGTGA